In Devosia litorisediminis, one genomic interval encodes:
- a CDS encoding ABC transporter permease, translating into MSTATASAQSSAGGGQSALLLLLKLRTFIALIIVVVFFALMAPNFVSVANAVIVSKHVAINAILAIGMTYVILTGGIDLSVGSIVGLTGMVAGGLLVHGLQLPMLGVVIYPNVIEVVLIALGVGTAIGAINGFLITKLGVAPFIATLGTLYVARGSALLLSGGATFSNLVGKPELGNQGYPFIGSGSILGIPVSIVMLIVLALIAAYVAQRTPFGRRVYAVGGNERAAALSGVRVDRIKIAVYMISGFCAAVVGLIVSSQLVASHPASGETFELNAIAAAVLGGTSLSGGRGLIGGTIVGAFVIGVLSDGLVMMGVSEFWQMVIKGLVIIAAVVLDQLQRRLAANSRQG; encoded by the coding sequence ATGTCTACTGCCACTGCATCTGCCCAATCGAGTGCTGGCGGCGGCCAGTCAGCCCTGCTGCTGTTGCTGAAATTGCGCACTTTTATTGCGCTGATCATCGTCGTTGTGTTTTTCGCGCTGATGGCGCCGAACTTCGTCTCAGTCGCCAATGCGGTGATCGTTTCCAAGCACGTGGCGATCAACGCCATTCTGGCGATCGGCATGACCTACGTCATCTTGACCGGGGGTATCGACCTTTCTGTCGGCTCTATCGTAGGCCTCACCGGGATGGTCGCAGGCGGATTGCTCGTACACGGCCTGCAATTGCCAATGCTGGGTGTGGTCATCTACCCCAACGTGATTGAAGTGGTGCTGATTGCGCTGGGCGTAGGCACGGCGATCGGGGCGATCAACGGGTTTCTCATAACCAAACTGGGTGTTGCGCCGTTCATTGCCACGCTGGGCACGCTGTATGTTGCGCGTGGCTCGGCACTGCTGCTGTCAGGCGGCGCGACATTCTCGAACCTGGTGGGCAAGCCGGAACTGGGCAATCAGGGGTATCCCTTCATTGGCTCGGGTTCCATTCTGGGCATTCCGGTTTCGATCGTGATGCTGATCGTACTGGCCCTTATTGCGGCCTATGTGGCGCAACGGACACCATTCGGGCGCCGCGTCTACGCCGTGGGCGGCAATGAGCGTGCTGCTGCATTGTCCGGTGTGCGTGTGGATCGCATCAAGATCGCGGTCTATATGATCTCCGGATTCTGCGCTGCCGTGGTCGGCCTGATCGTATCGTCGCAGCTGGTGGCATCGCACCCGGCCAGCGGCGAAACATTCGAATTGAATGCCATTGCTGCGGCGGTTCTGGGTGGCACTTCGCTGTCGGGCGGCCGCGGTCTGATCGGCGGAACCATTGTTGGCGCCTTTGTTATCGGCGTGCTGAGCGACGGCCTGGTGATGATGGGTGTTTCGGAATTCTGGCAGATGGTGATCAAAGGACTTGTGATTATTGCCGCTGTTGTGCTCGATCAGTTGCAACGCAGGCTTGCCGCCAATTCCCGTCAGGGGTAG
- a CDS encoding sugar phosphate isomerase/epimerase family protein, producing the protein MSKQLYGAGIWHFATYVDRYATDGYGPPRSVIEAIDIAGQVKDLSVVDINYPYFGGEFSKEQIKTALDRNNLSVIGITPEIYTREFAKGAFTNPDAGVRRRAHELITDAAEQVRFFGADYVKLWPGQDGWDYPFQVDHGTLWKNSLDGVGQLASENPDLKFVIEYKPREPRVHMSFDSLSRTLLGIEKIGLPNVGILLDFGHALFGGESAADSAQMAIDYGRLFGMDVNDNYRSWDDDLVAGSLHPIELFEFFYVLRKNNWEGVWQLDQFPFREDSVATANHAIDFLKAAGRGLDVLDIDALKEAQSKHDAIGALKIAQKALFSSF; encoded by the coding sequence ATGAGCAAACAGCTTTACGGCGCCGGCATCTGGCATTTTGCTACCTATGTGGACCGCTACGCGACCGATGGTTACGGCCCGCCGCGCAGCGTGATCGAGGCGATTGATATTGCCGGTCAGGTCAAGGACCTTTCGGTTGTCGACATCAACTACCCCTATTTCGGTGGTGAGTTCTCCAAGGAGCAGATCAAGACCGCGCTGGATCGCAACAATCTCAGCGTCATCGGCATTACGCCCGAGATTTACACCCGCGAATTTGCTAAGGGCGCCTTCACCAACCCCGACGCTGGCGTGCGCCGTCGCGCTCATGAACTGATTACAGATGCCGCCGAACAGGTGCGCTTCTTCGGGGCGGACTACGTCAAGCTGTGGCCCGGTCAGGACGGCTGGGACTATCCCTTCCAGGTCGATCACGGCACGTTGTGGAAGAACTCGCTCGATGGCGTTGGCCAACTCGCCAGCGAAAACCCCGACCTAAAATTCGTCATCGAATACAAGCCACGCGAGCCACGCGTGCATATGAGCTTTGACTCGCTGTCCCGCACGCTGCTGGGCATCGAAAAGATCGGCCTGCCCAATGTCGGCATCCTGCTCGATTTCGGTCATGCCCTGTTTGGTGGCGAGTCCGCTGCCGACTCTGCCCAGATGGCCATCGACTACGGGCGCCTGTTCGGCATGGACGTAAACGACAACTACCGCTCATGGGATGACGATTTGGTGGCCGGCAGCCTGCACCCTATTGAACTGTTCGAGTTCTTCTACGTGCTGCGCAAGAACAATTGGGAAGGCGTCTGGCAGCTCGATCAGTTCCCGTTCCGCGAGGACAGTGTAGCAACCGCCAACCACGCCATTGATTTCCTCAAGGCCGCCGGCCGTGGTCTTGATGTGCTCGATATTGACGCGCTCAAAGAAGCTCAGAGCAAGCATGACGCCATTGGTGCGCTCAAGATTGCCCAGAAGGCGCTGTTCAGCTCGTTCTGA
- a CDS encoding transketolase, translating to MVYEAQLGHPGGDFSAADILSALYFGVMRYDPSKPNDPARDRFVMSKGHCTGVFYSVLAAAGYFPEADLSTYMQPLSRLNGHPNRNYLPGVETNTGPLGHGLPVALGIAIAGQIDNADFRTFVLTGDGELQEGSNWEAALTAGHRKLRNLTLIIDRNRLQQGARTEETASLDPLDDKWRAFGWHVEMIDGHDHAQLLDVLSVDPATRDKPLCIIANTFKGKGVSFMHDNVAWHHGVPNKEQYEQAMAELV from the coding sequence ATGGTTTATGAGGCGCAACTGGGTCATCCGGGTGGTGATTTCAGTGCGGCCGATATTCTGTCGGCCTTGTATTTTGGTGTGATGCGCTACGATCCGAGCAAGCCAAATGACCCGGCGCGTGATCGTTTCGTGATGAGCAAGGGCCATTGTACCGGCGTGTTCTATTCGGTGCTCGCCGCTGCCGGCTATTTCCCCGAGGCGGACCTGTCCACTTACATGCAGCCGCTATCCAGGCTGAACGGCCATCCCAATCGAAACTATCTGCCGGGCGTTGAGACCAATACCGGGCCGCTCGGCCATGGTCTGCCAGTTGCCCTGGGCATTGCCATTGCGGGTCAGATCGACAATGCCGATTTCCGCACCTTCGTACTCACCGGTGATGGTGAGTTGCAGGAGGGTAGTAACTGGGAAGCGGCGCTGACTGCGGGCCATCGCAAGCTGCGCAATCTGACATTGATTATCGACCGCAATCGTCTGCAGCAGGGCGCGCGCACCGAGGAAACCGCCTCGCTTGATCCGCTGGATGACAAATGGCGTGCTTTTGGCTGGCATGTCGAAATGATCGACGGCCACGATCATGCCCAGCTACTCGATGTACTCAGCGTTGATCCGGCTACCCGTGATAAGCCACTTTGCATTATTGCCAATACATTCAAGGGCAAAGGCGTCAGTTTCATGCATGACAACGTTGCCTGGCACCACGGCGTGCCCAACAAGGAACAATACGAACAGGCCATGGCGGAGTTGGTTTAA
- a CDS encoding DeoR/GlpR family DNA-binding transcription regulator, with protein sequence MADSRTTSAKPTRKARTANTDASRQNLLAEPRRMKILEWLQEEGSARVRDLSVAFGVSEATIRQDLEKLDTDGFVVREHGGAYLKSMPQQVQSMSLQHLTNMDNKKKIGRAAAALVGPGETIIIDSGSTTTEVANSLLGHHNLNVITNAINIALTLGALPSMTVHMSGGLFKAPTLSLTGEKSGDFFEGIFAEKLFLATAAVSFEAGLTFPAMADLYVKRAMIKAASKVYLVADSSKIGRTSFSSLGPIDLIGGFITDDGITDADRAEFEKRGIEVIVAR encoded by the coding sequence TTGGCCGATTCCAGGACAACCAGCGCCAAACCCACACGCAAGGCCCGCACAGCGAACACGGATGCGTCGCGGCAGAACCTGCTGGCTGAACCGCGCCGGATGAAAATCCTGGAATGGCTGCAGGAAGAAGGCAGCGCGCGCGTGCGGGATCTGTCGGTTGCGTTCGGCGTTTCCGAAGCAACCATTCGGCAGGATCTGGAAAAACTCGATACTGATGGTTTCGTTGTGCGCGAGCATGGCGGCGCCTACCTAAAATCGATGCCGCAGCAGGTACAATCCATGTCGTTGCAGCATCTGACCAATATGGACAACAAGAAGAAGATCGGGCGCGCTGCTGCCGCTCTGGTTGGCCCCGGCGAAACCATCATCATTGATTCCGGCTCAACGACAACCGAGGTCGCCAACAGCCTGCTGGGACATCACAATCTGAACGTGATCACCAATGCGATCAATATTGCGCTGACGCTGGGCGCCCTACCGTCGATGACGGTGCATATGTCGGGCGGGCTGTTCAAGGCGCCCACACTATCGCTGACCGGTGAGAAATCAGGCGACTTCTTTGAAGGCATTTTTGCCGAAAAGCTGTTCCTGGCCACGGCCGCGGTGTCGTTCGAAGCCGGGCTCACCTTCCCCGCCATGGCCGACCTCTATGTCAAACGCGCCATGATCAAGGCGGCTTCAAAAGTGTATCTGGTCGCTGACAGCTCCAAGATTGGCCGGACCTCGTTCTCGTCGCTGGGGCCAATCGATCTGATCGGCGGTTTCATCACCGATGACGGCATTACCGATGCCGACCGTGCAGAATTCGAGAAGCGCGGCATCGAAGTTATCGTCGCGCGCTGA
- a CDS encoding sugar ABC transporter ATP-binding protein — MSDIVLSARAITKAFPGTLALQNVDFDVHAGAVNVLIGENGAGKSTLMKILAGVEQPTLGTITMGEEIVSFSSIRDAASKGIGIVFQELNLCPNLSVTENIFLGRDIAKMGFHVDRAAQKERAAQLIGLLEHAIDPDALVADLMIGEQQIVEIAKALAEDARILIMDEPTSALSASEVEVLFKVIGELKRAGVAIIYISHRLEELVRIGDHFTVLRDGQLAATASSADVTIPWIIQKMLGADEVVAKRPPAASAGPAILEVKNLKLARPGAGLAVDDVSVSFKTGEITAIYGLLGAGRTELFESLYGLRSNATGSVLLDGKELAGHSINRRMKAGLLLVPEDRQRDGLVQNLSVGGNLGLASLRRFTKFLSISKSAEAPLLQQVIGQLHIKTSSADAPITSLSGGNQQKVVIGKSLLTQPRVLLLDEPSRGIDIGAKGEVFSTMRDLADSGLAVVYTTSDLKETHAVADRILVMAYGKITADLRAEDATDEALVLASTPKPNVQAVA; from the coding sequence ATGAGCGATATTGTCCTGAGCGCCCGTGCCATAACCAAAGCCTTTCCCGGCACACTGGCCCTGCAGAACGTCGATTTTGACGTCCATGCCGGGGCGGTCAACGTGCTGATCGGCGAAAACGGCGCAGGCAAGTCCACGCTGATGAAAATTCTGGCAGGCGTGGAGCAACCAACCCTGGGGACGATCACCATGGGAGAAGAGATTGTCAGCTTCTCCTCCATTCGGGACGCTGCTAGCAAGGGCATTGGCATCGTGTTTCAGGAGCTCAATCTTTGCCCCAATCTGAGCGTGACCGAGAACATTTTTCTTGGGCGTGACATTGCAAAGATGGGTTTCCATGTCGACCGCGCAGCCCAGAAAGAGCGCGCTGCCCAGCTTATCGGCCTGCTTGAACACGCCATTGATCCCGATGCACTGGTGGCCGATCTGATGATTGGCGAGCAGCAGATCGTTGAGATCGCCAAAGCCTTGGCTGAGGACGCGCGCATCCTGATCATGGACGAGCCGACCTCGGCACTTTCGGCCTCGGAAGTGGAAGTGCTGTTCAAGGTGATTGGCGAGCTCAAACGCGCCGGTGTTGCGATCATCTACATCTCGCACCGCCTGGAAGAACTGGTGCGGATCGGCGACCATTTTACAGTGTTGCGCGATGGCCAGTTGGCGGCGACAGCGTCAAGCGCAGATGTGACCATCCCGTGGATCATCCAGAAAATGCTGGGCGCCGACGAGGTCGTCGCCAAGCGGCCGCCAGCGGCATCAGCGGGCCCTGCCATTCTGGAAGTGAAGAATCTCAAGCTCGCGCGGCCGGGTGCAGGGTTGGCCGTCGACGACGTCTCGGTGTCTTTCAAAACCGGAGAAATAACGGCGATCTACGGCCTGCTCGGCGCTGGCCGAACAGAGCTGTTCGAAAGCCTCTATGGATTGCGATCCAACGCCACCGGTTCGGTGCTGCTGGATGGCAAAGAACTTGCGGGCCACTCGATCAATCGCCGCATGAAGGCCGGACTATTGCTGGTACCGGAGGATCGCCAACGCGATGGTCTGGTGCAGAACCTGTCCGTTGGCGGCAATCTGGGACTGGCGAGCCTGCGTCGGTTCACCAAGTTTCTATCGATATCAAAGAGCGCTGAAGCCCCATTGCTGCAGCAGGTAATCGGCCAATTGCATATCAAGACCTCCAGCGCCGATGCGCCAATCACATCGCTTTCGGGAGGCAATCAGCAAAAGGTTGTCATAGGCAAATCGCTATTGACCCAGCCGCGCGTGCTGCTACTCGACGAGCCGAGCCGCGGCATCGATATCGGGGCCAAGGGCGAGGTGTTCAGCACCATGCGCGATCTGGCCGACAGCGGCTTGGCGGTGGTTTACACCACCTCGGACCTCAAAGAGACACATGCCGTAGCCGACCGCATTCTGGTCATGGCGTATGGCAAGATCACGGCGGATTTACGCGCCGAAGACGCTACCGACGAAGCGCTTGTACTCGCTTCCACCCCGAAACCCAACGTGCAAGCGGTCGCCTAA
- a CDS encoding DUF2291 family protein encodes MVHRFVVGIALTLALAVPLAGCKIVPISEDGAQEEAGFDAAGYASAIWSERGFAHFGDTAQPVTEVLPAISADLSVAGPQYGSRAGEGSPWSFVVTGTGTVVEKNTESRAGTMVVELDDATGSLQAMLQIGPVIRGNAVRDALPFVSFKDFINQLEFADAGKALTALALEGVSGSIEELKVGDQIAFTGAMSIANTSDRMLITPVVLEKTGP; translated from the coding sequence GTGGTTCACCGGTTTGTTGTCGGCATTGCGCTGACGCTGGCTCTCGCTGTGCCCCTGGCGGGGTGCAAGATTGTACCGATCAGCGAGGATGGCGCGCAAGAAGAGGCGGGCTTTGACGCCGCCGGTTATGCCAGCGCGATCTGGAGCGAACGCGGCTTCGCCCATTTCGGGGACACGGCGCAACCGGTGACCGAGGTTCTGCCGGCAATCAGTGCAGATCTGAGTGTGGCGGGCCCGCAATATGGCAGCCGGGCCGGCGAAGGCTCTCCCTGGAGTTTTGTCGTTACCGGCACCGGCACTGTCGTCGAAAAGAACACAGAGTCTCGCGCCGGTACGATGGTTGTCGAACTCGATGACGCGACAGGATCACTGCAGGCAATGCTGCAAATCGGTCCGGTCATCCGTGGCAATGCAGTACGAGATGCCCTGCCTTTTGTCTCTTTCAAGGATTTCATCAACCAGCTCGAATTTGCTGACGCTGGCAAGGCGCTGACTGCGCTGGCGCTAGAAGGCGTATCGGGCAGCATAGAAGAGTTGAAAGTCGGCGACCAAATAGCTTTTACCGGCGCCATGAGCATCGCCAACACCAGTGACCGCATGCTGATCACCCCGGTGGTTCTGGAGAAGACGGGGCCATGA
- a CDS encoding transketolase family protein — MSAAAPAQAGLFDCRDSFARTIEALAEADPRIVTVVSDSVGSSKLGGFRKKWPDRMVNVGIAEQTVVAVGAGLANGGKVPFVSAASCFLTARALEQIKADIAYSNVNVKLIGQSSGVAYGELGPTHHSIEDMAWLRLLNNLTVIVPADPWQTEQAIRAAAAMNGPVFVRVSRMPVPALERSDASFEIGKAETLVQGDDITIIANGTMVHRAVAAAKILAGEGISARVVNMATINPLDEAAILAAADAGAIVTVEEGSVRGGLGGAVSELVTANTPVPVRIMGFPGFVPTGSADWLMDHFGLTATGIADAARQTIARKR; from the coding sequence ATGAGTGCAGCAGCCCCCGCACAGGCCGGCTTGTTTGATTGCCGTGACAGTTTTGCCAGAACCATTGAGGCGCTTGCGGAGGCTGATCCACGCATCGTCACCGTTGTCAGCGACAGTGTTGGCTCGTCCAAGCTGGGCGGTTTCCGCAAGAAGTGGCCCGATCGCATGGTCAATGTCGGTATTGCCGAGCAGACAGTCGTCGCGGTTGGAGCCGGTCTCGCCAATGGTGGCAAGGTGCCGTTCGTTTCAGCTGCATCCTGTTTCCTGACCGCCCGTGCGCTTGAGCAGATCAAGGCCGATATCGCCTATTCCAATGTCAATGTGAAGCTGATCGGCCAGTCCAGTGGCGTCGCATATGGCGAACTGGGCCCAACGCACCATTCCATCGAGGATATGGCCTGGCTGCGCCTCTTGAACAATCTTACTGTCATCGTGCCAGCGGACCCTTGGCAGACAGAGCAGGCCATCCGCGCCGCAGCAGCGATGAATGGTCCCGTTTTTGTGCGCGTCAGCCGTATGCCGGTTCCAGCGCTCGAGCGCAGCGACGCCAGCTTCGAGATCGGCAAGGCCGAAACTCTTGTGCAAGGCGACGACATCACCATCATCGCCAATGGCACCATGGTGCACCGTGCCGTGGCGGCGGCCAAGATCCTGGCCGGGGAGGGCATCTCGGCCCGTGTCGTCAATATGGCGACCATCAACCCGCTTGACGAAGCCGCCATTCTGGCTGCCGCTGATGCCGGCGCGATCGTGACCGTTGAAGAAGGCTCCGTACGCGGTGGTCTTGGTGGCGCAGTGTCCGAACTGGTTACAGCCAACACCCCAGTACCCGTGCGGATCATGGGGTTCCCAGGTTTCGTGCCGACCGGTTCAGCGGATTGGCTGATGGATCATTTCGGCCTGACCGCAACCGGCATCGCCGATGCTGCACGCCAGACAATTGCCCGTAAGCGATGA
- a CDS encoding nucleoside hydrolase — translation MLPLNKRARLILNTDAKNEADDQFTIVHALLTPTFDFHGIIAAHFGDHRSKTAMLDSRKEIDHILDLMDLSGSIPVANGAASALPDENTAVPSAGAQMIIDHAMADDDRPLYVAFLGPLTDMASALLMEPRIAERNVVCVWIGGGTWPVGGREFNLMNDIASANVVMRSKIEVRQIPSTVYRMMSVSYAELQERCEDKGAIGKYLVDQLIDWNLRVHQGPIEHRSLGDTPALSVILNPNGGVSDWRPAPEFNSHMNYVHTGQNRPIRVYDSIDIRYILEDFYAKLARFDRGVQELANFG, via the coding sequence ATGCTGCCGCTCAATAAGCGTGCCCGACTGATCCTGAACACTGACGCCAAGAATGAGGCGGACGATCAGTTCACTATTGTGCACGCACTGCTAACGCCGACGTTCGACTTCCACGGCATCATTGCCGCCCATTTTGGTGACCATCGCTCCAAGACGGCGATGCTCGATAGCCGTAAGGAAATCGACCATATCCTTGATTTGATGGATCTTTCCGGCAGCATTCCCGTAGCCAATGGCGCGGCAAGTGCACTACCAGACGAGAACACCGCCGTACCGTCGGCGGGTGCACAGATGATCATCGACCACGCCATGGCTGATGACGACCGGCCGCTCTACGTGGCCTTCCTTGGCCCGCTCACCGACATGGCGTCGGCCCTGCTGATGGAACCGCGCATCGCTGAGCGCAACGTGGTGTGTGTCTGGATCGGTGGCGGTACCTGGCCAGTCGGCGGTCGTGAGTTCAATCTGATGAATGACATCGCCTCGGCCAATGTGGTGATGCGCTCCAAGATCGAGGTGCGCCAGATCCCGTCCACGGTCTATCGCATGATGTCGGTCAGCTATGCCGAGCTGCAGGAACGCTGCGAGGACAAGGGCGCCATCGGCAAGTATCTGGTCGATCAACTGATCGACTGGAACCTGCGTGTCCACCAGGGCCCGATCGAGCATCGTTCGCTCGGTGACACGCCCGCATTGTCGGTTATCCTCAACCCCAATGGTGGCGTGTCGGACTGGCGTCCGGCGCCCGAGTTCAACAGTCACATGAACTACGTTCATACCGGTCAGAACCGGCCGATCCGGGTCTATGACAGCATCGATATCCGCTACATCCTTGAGGATTTCTACGCCAAGCTCGCCCGTTTCGATCGCGGCGTGCAGGAACTGGCCAACTTCGGATAA
- a CDS encoding DUF5060 domain-containing protein translates to MTDNIAKWDFFDLVLEGPSAGNPYLDVSLEAVFSQGARSIRVPGFYDGDGRYVVRFMPDAEGEWDYTTKSSVGELNGKSGRVTATAAAKDVHGPVVVTDQFHFAYADGTRYLPFGTTCYAWTHQPLALQAETLKTLETAGFNKLRMGVFPKDYPFNTNEPLHSVFLEGPDGKPDFDRPNPVAFRHFEQQVGKLRDMGIEADVIMFHPYDRWGYADMSAEQDYRYVAYLAARLAAYRNVWWALANEYDFLLDTKPMEQWDRFFQILEENDPYGRLKSIHNGDVRKNYDHSKPWVSHVCIQNWDVKRTSDWRDDYGKPVINDEPEYEGNIWPSWGNITAQELVHRFWTTTMRGGYAGHGETYAHPEDIIWWAKGGKLYGQAWQRLKYLREVLEQDATNGLTPIGKSTDFPWSRVSGATDGDVRYIYFGEHQPVEWGSGLPMEPGDYDVEVIDTWNMTVSKAEIIDAIVPHPTRHGEVVRGGKPLAAFSVKLPGKPYLAIRCRKKG, encoded by the coding sequence ATGACGGACAATATTGCGAAATGGGACTTCTTCGACCTCGTTCTGGAGGGCCCATCTGCGGGTAATCCCTATCTGGATGTTTCCCTTGAGGCGGTGTTTAGCCAAGGCGCGCGGAGTATCCGTGTACCCGGCTTTTATGACGGAGATGGCCGCTATGTCGTTCGTTTCATGCCGGATGCGGAAGGCGAATGGGACTACACAACCAAGTCCTCGGTCGGCGAACTGAACGGTAAGTCTGGTCGTGTGACGGCGACCGCCGCAGCCAAGGACGTGCATGGGCCTGTCGTCGTCACGGACCAGTTCCATTTCGCCTATGCCGATGGCACACGCTACCTGCCGTTCGGCACGACATGCTATGCGTGGACACACCAGCCGCTGGCGCTGCAGGCAGAAACCCTGAAGACGCTTGAAACCGCAGGTTTCAACAAGCTGCGCATGGGCGTATTCCCCAAGGACTACCCGTTCAACACCAATGAGCCACTGCACTCAGTGTTTCTGGAAGGTCCTGACGGCAAGCCCGATTTTGATCGGCCAAACCCCGTCGCGTTCCGGCATTTCGAACAGCAGGTCGGCAAGCTGCGTGATATGGGCATAGAAGCCGATGTCATCATGTTCCACCCCTATGACCGCTGGGGTTATGCCGACATGTCCGCGGAGCAGGATTATCGCTATGTGGCCTATCTTGCAGCGCGCCTGGCAGCCTATCGCAATGTATGGTGGGCGCTGGCCAATGAATACGACTTCCTGCTCGATACCAAGCCAATGGAACAGTGGGACCGGTTCTTCCAGATTCTGGAAGAAAACGACCCCTATGGCCGCCTGAAGTCGATCCATAATGGCGATGTGCGCAAGAATTACGACCACTCCAAGCCCTGGGTCAGCCATGTCTGCATCCAGAACTGGGATGTGAAGCGCACCTCGGACTGGCGCGATGATTACGGCAAGCCGGTGATCAATGACGAGCCGGAATATGAGGGCAATATCTGGCCGTCCTGGGGCAACATCACAGCGCAGGAGCTGGTGCACCGGTTCTGGACCACGACCATGCGTGGCGGCTATGCCGGGCATGGCGAGACCTATGCGCATCCCGAAGACATCATCTGGTGGGCCAAGGGTGGCAAGCTCTACGGTCAGGCCTGGCAGCGTCTGAAGTATCTCCGCGAAGTCCTTGAGCAGGACGCCACAAACGGGCTGACGCCTATCGGCAAATCCACCGATTTCCCATGGAGCCGCGTGTCTGGCGCGACCGATGGCGATGTTCGCTACATCTATTTTGGCGAGCATCAGCCGGTCGAGTGGGGTTCGGGCCTGCCGATGGAGCCGGGCGATTATGATGTCGAGGTGATCGACACCTGGAACATGACGGTCAGCAAAGCCGAGATCATTGACGCCATCGTGCCGCATCCGACGCGCCATGGCGAAGTGGTGCGCGGCGGCAAGCCACTGGCCGCGTTCAGTGTCAAGTTGCCGGGCAAGCCCTATCTGGCCATTCGTTGCCGCAAGAAGGGCTGA
- a CDS encoding FGGY family carbohydrate kinase, whose product MSSTNFVLAIDQGTTNTKALLVTADGRVLHQASVPNTVTYPQPGWAEQSATALVDGVRQVIAQVVAKAGASAIVALAISNQRESIVVWDAATGEPIGPCIIWQCRRSAPKCEFLRAAGHADAIERKTGLALDPLFPAAKIAWLLDNVSGARARAERGELRVGTVDSWLLWSLTNGAVHATDHSNASRTQLFDTAALQWDTDLANLFDVPRSMLPEVRSSDSNFGHLAEGTTALPAGIPIHAMIGDSHAALFGHGVRTPGAVKATYGTGTSLMTLTGERVLSSHGISSTIAWSQNGLPVHALEGNISVSGQSAAFMAEMLGLTDAAALSELAETVPNSNGVSFVPALVGLGAPYWRSDARGTLTGMSLGTKPAHLARAAIEAIAFQVADVFSAMQRDITVRLAELRADGGASQNGFLMQFQADVLGRPVTTGDAPEVSALGAAALAFAGLGIATSTVPETKRYIPTISENDRAAHLFRWHGAMAQTLHTQPRTGTNGGELS is encoded by the coding sequence ATGAGTTCGACCAACTTCGTACTAGCCATCGACCAGGGCACCACCAACACCAAAGCGTTGCTGGTCACCGCCGATGGTCGGGTTCTGCATCAGGCTTCGGTCCCCAACACCGTCACTTATCCCCAACCCGGCTGGGCCGAACAATCGGCCACTGCACTGGTTGATGGCGTTCGGCAGGTAATCGCTCAGGTCGTTGCCAAAGCAGGCGCTTCCGCCATCGTGGCCTTGGCCATTTCCAACCAGCGCGAATCCATCGTTGTGTGGGATGCAGCGACCGGTGAACCCATCGGCCCATGCATCATCTGGCAGTGCCGTCGCTCGGCACCCAAATGCGAATTCCTGCGCGCTGCCGGTCATGCCGATGCCATTGAACGCAAGACCGGCCTGGCGCTCGATCCTTTGTTCCCTGCTGCAAAAATTGCCTGGCTGCTCGACAACGTGTCCGGCGCACGTGCGCGCGCCGAACGCGGTGAACTCCGCGTCGGTACCGTGGACAGTTGGCTGCTCTGGTCACTGACCAACGGCGCCGTACACGCCACGGATCATTCCAACGCCTCGCGCACCCAACTGTTTGATACGGCCGCTCTGCAATGGGACACTGATCTCGCCAACCTGTTCGACGTGCCACGCTCCATGCTGCCTGAAGTGCGCAGCTCGGATTCAAATTTTGGCCATCTGGCCGAAGGCACTACCGCGCTGCCTGCCGGCATCCCGATCCATGCCATGATCGGCGACTCCCACGCGGCCCTGTTTGGCCATGGCGTGCGAACCCCTGGTGCGGTCAAGGCCACCTATGGCACCGGCACTTCGTTGATGACGTTGACCGGTGAGCGCGTGCTCTCCAGCCACGGCATATCCAGCACGATCGCCTGGAGCCAGAACGGCCTGCCAGTTCACGCGCTCGAAGGTAATATTTCGGTATCAGGCCAGTCCGCTGCCTTCATGGCAGAAATGCTCGGCCTGACCGACGCGGCGGCCCTCTCAGAACTGGCCGAAACCGTTCCGAACAGCAATGGCGTCAGCTTTGTACCGGCGCTGGTTGGCCTGGGTGCGCCCTATTGGCGCTCCGATGCGCGGGGCACACTGACCGGCATGTCACTGGGGACCAAGCCAGCCCATCTGGCGCGCGCGGCAATCGAGGCAATCGCATTTCAGGTTGCCGACGTTTTCAGCGCCATGCAGCGCGATATCACGGTGCGGCTGGCCGAATTGCGCGCCGATGGCGGCGCCTCACAGAATGGTTTTCTGATGCAGTTCCAGGCTGACGTGCTGGGACGTCCCGTCACCACGGGCGACGCGCCTGAGGTCAGCGCACTGGGTGCCGCTGCACTTGCCTTTGCCGGTCTGGGTATCGCCACATCGACGGTCCCTGAAACCAAACGCTACATCCCTACAATCAGCGAAAATGACCGCGCTGCGCATCTTTTCCGCTGGCACGGCGCGATGGCGCAGACGCTTCATACACAACCCCGAACGGGGACGAACGGAGGAGAATTATCATGA